From Campylobacter showae:
GCTCTTGCCCGCTATCTCGCCGATACTGCGGTCTAGATTCGTAAAAATTTCACTCTTCGCCCACTCGCCGCTTTGCGCGTAGTTATCGTAAAATTTGATGCGATTCGTCAGCGCAAAAAGGCAAGCAAACGTATGCTGCACGACGCTAGCCGTCGAGTAGCCTGCGACGTTTTTTACCGCGATGTCTTTTACTGCGGCGTATGCGAGATCGACGTTGTTCATACCCGTCGCGCTTATGCAGATTAGCTTTAAATTTGACGCGTCCATCGTCTCTTTGTCGATGACGACTTTGTTCGTGATGACGACGTCCGCACCCTTTAGCCGTTCTATGCGCTCGTCCGCGGCGGTCGTCTCAAAGCTAACAAACTCGCCAAACTGCCCAAAAACGTCCAAATTTACGTCGCTTCCAAGCGTCGCGGCATCGAGGCAGACTATTTTCATTTTGCGTCCTTATTTGATAAAATGCCCCACGAATTTGGAGTAGTTATCTAAAATTTCGCCGCCTCTGCGATATCCTAGCGCGCACGCCTCGTAGGCGAAAAATACGCCGGCTTGATAGCTGTTATTGGCGGCGTCTTTGTTAAATTCGTAAAATTCCTGATAGATCGCGCGGTTTGCTCCGTAGTCGCCGCCGTTTTGCGAGCTAATGCTGCCGTCCGCCTCTATTACGCTCACGTTTGCGCCCTCTCGCCCAAAAACCGGCTTTTTCACGCACTTTTTACCAGCTAACGGCTTATCGCTAGCTTGGAGCAAAAGCGGGTGATTCGGATAGAGATCCCATAAAATTTTCAAGATACCTTTGCTTTGGAAAAGCAGCGTGTATGCGGGATTTAGGATGATGGCTTTTTGATTTTGGACGATGTTTTTTAGGATGATGGCTAGCTCGCCTTCCTCTACGGCAATGTCCTCCCACGGCACGAGCTTAAACCAGTATTCGTAGTTTTCTCCGTCAAAAAACACGCCCTCCTCGTCGTTAAATACGACCTCGTGGACGTAAGCAAACGCCGTGTGAAAGCCCGCCTCCTCGGCGATATACTGCAGTAGCTTCACGGTCTGCTCGTCCTCGCTACTACCCGCAACCGAGCTAAATAAAATTTTCCAGCCCTCGTAGTGCTCGTTAAAGCTCTCGGTCTCCTCATCTAGCGTCACGAGGCGCCTAAAATTTTGCTTCAAAGCGTCATAAAGGTCGTTAAACTGCGCGCTCTCGTCCATGCGGTTAAATTTAAGCGCCGCCCACTGAATGATCGCCGTCTCAAATACGGCCGTCGGGGTGTCGGCGTTAAATTCGATGAGTTTTATCGGCTTGCCGTCTAGCCCGCCTGCAAGGTCAAATCTACCGTAAAGATGCCAGTGCACGTCGTTTTCCCAGCTTTCGCGCACTAGATCTACGAGGTTAAACGGGATGCCGACCTCGTGGTAGAGGTTGTTGTCGATGACGTACTGGGCGGCCGCGACGAACATATCATATAGCTCGTTTGCGGCGTTGTAGTAGGCCTCGGCCTGTGCCTCGCTAACCTCGACTAGCTCGTCTGCTACGTAGTCGCTGCCGTCCGGATCGGTGTGCCAGGTAAAGCCGATCTCGCCTAAAAATTCGCTATTTAGCGGTTCGATTTTTTTTAAATTTATCATTTTATCCTCCGAAACTTGAGCTTGAACTTGAGCTTGATCCGCCGAAAAATCCGCTCTTTCCGCCGCTTGGTTTACTAGCCGAGCTAGCGGCTTTGGCTTTGTTAAAGCTATCTACGCTCCTTGAATACGCGCTTGGGTTTTTATACGCGCTTTGGCGCTGCGACTGATAGCCGGGATTGTTAAAGAGTTTGTTGCCTATCCAACTGCCTATGATCGCGCCCGCAGCCGAGGCTAGAAGCGTCTCGCCAAGGCTCATACCGCCGCTGCTTAGCTGCGCGTTTTGAGCGTTTGAGCCGGTTAGATTCGACGTTCCGGCGTCGATTTTGGCATTTTCTTCGGCGATTAGCTTATCCATCTCCTCTTTGCTTAGCACGCGCTCGGTGCCGTTGATGTCCTTTAGCACAACGCGCGTTTCGCTGCTCGGATACTCTTCTAGAACTTTATATTTGCCGGGCGCGGTTTCTTCGATGATGACGAAGGCTCCCGTTTTTTGCGCCGCTTCTTTTAGAGCGCTACCGTCATTGTTATTTGCTCCGCCGTTATCGCTGCTACCGCAGCCGGCCAATCCCGCCATCACGACCGCGCCAAAGCCGCCCACAGCAGCGTAGCTTGCTACTTTTTTTATGCCTTTAAAAACTCTCATTTTTTATCTAGCTCCTTTGAAATTTTCTTACTTTTTACCATTATCACGCCTTTTTTAAATTTGATAAATTTTGATTTTCCGATATTTTTTATGATTTTATTTTGCGTTTTTTTGAGGCTCTTGCCGCTTAAATTTTGCGATTTTAAAAACTCGGCCAGGCTCGTCCATTTGCCCTCG
This genomic window contains:
- a CDS encoding glutathionylspermidine synthase family protein, with the translated sequence MINLKKIEPLNSEFLGEIGFTWHTDPDGSDYVADELVEVSEAQAEAYYNAANELYDMFVAAAQYVIDNNLYHEVGIPFNLVDLVRESWENDVHWHLYGRFDLAGGLDGKPIKLIEFNADTPTAVFETAIIQWAALKFNRMDESAQFNDLYDALKQNFRRLVTLDEETESFNEHYEGWKILFSSVAGSSEDEQTVKLLQYIAEEAGFHTAFAYVHEVVFNDEEGVFFDGENYEYWFKLVPWEDIAVEEGELAIILKNIVQNQKAIILNPAYTLLFQSKGILKILWDLYPNHPLLLQASDKPLAGKKCVKKPVFGREGANVSVIEADGSISSQNGGDYGANRAIYQEFYEFNKDAANNSYQAGVFFAYEACALGYRRGGEILDNYSKFVGHFIK
- a CDS encoding UPF0323 family lipoprotein, with product MRVFKGIKKVASYAAVGGFGAVVMAGLAGCGSSDNGGANNNDGSALKEAAQKTGAFVIIEETAPGKYKVLEEYPSSETRVVLKDINGTERVLSKEEMDKLIAEENAKIDAGTSNLTGSNAQNAQLSSGGMSLGETLLASAAGAIIGSWIGNKLFNNPGYQSQRQSAYKNPSAYSRSVDSFNKAKAASSASKPSGGKSGFFGGSSSSSSSSFGG